The DNA window AGTGGTTTACCACCGGGCACTAAATAATCTTCAGTAATTGCTTCAAACCAATCTATTTCAGGCCGATGTTCTAAAATGTAAGAATAATGTTGGGTTCGCAAACCAAGACCAAAACCTAGAAAAGCATCCATTGTCAGGAACTAACCTATAAAAAAATCTTTTAATAAGAAAAGCCGCGTATCAATACGCGGCTTTATTGTACATAGTCACATGGCTAATGAACAGCCATAAATCACTGAAAACTAATTATTATCCATTCATTTGACTGGTTGTATTTTCAGCGGTTCTGCAATGACGACGGTGGTGATGTCTTTTTGGAGGACACGTTCTACATCTATTCATTTGCTTGCATCGGCTCATACATTTACATGTATTACATGGAGGCACGCAAGGTGTTGCACAAGGTGTTTCACAGATTGGTGTATTTTCTGGAATGTTGCGCGCACCTGTTGCACAACCAGATAAAAATATAGCAGCTGCAGCAGCAGCGATAACTAAACCTGACTTTTTCATGATCATGATCACTATCCCCTGTAATAAAAATGGATAAGAAAAATTTTTCTGTCACTAATACCCACTGCTTATAGCATTACACTATAGAACAGCTAGTGACACTTAGTTTTTATACATAATTGTAAAAGAATGCAAGTATTTTTTAAATTTCATTAAATAAACGCACAAAAAATAAACTATTTTGAATTTTTTACTAACAAATTGCGACAATAATTGACAACAAAAAAATAAAAAATAAAAAATAGTAAAAAACTCATAAACATTACACTTTCATTAAATCGATAATAAAAAGCGCACAAGCCAACTAAACCTAATACAAAATTTGCACTCCCGAAAAGAATATTAATTTGTAAAGGAGAAAAATTTAAAGCTAATAATAAATGGTGTCCATGTTGTCTGTCTGAAAAAATAACCGATTGACCTTTTATTAACCGATAAAGCATCACGGCAGTCGCATCAAATAACGGGACCGACATAATCCACAACATCGTCACGGGCGTTATCGGCCGAAAGTTGCTTTGTGAAAGCTCAATTAAAAACCAAACTAAAGAAAAACCTAACAACATACTCCCCGCGTCACCCATAAATAGTTGCGCATAGGCACGACCTGGAAAAGGAAAGTTAAAGCAAAGAAAACCTAACACACTGGCTGCCAATAACAATAATAGAGTAGCCACTGGAAAATGCTGTGTCGTCATCGCGCAATAAATTAATAAGATTAATTCCACTAAAACTAAAGTTCCCGCTAAACCATCCACTCCGTCTATCATATTGATGGTATTAATAATTCCCAATCCGGCAATTAACGTCACTATTAAACTGGTGTAATGCCCTAAATAAATAGCTTTTAAAAAAAATAGATTACCGAGATAGGTAATATAAACATTCCCCCAAAAAATCATTAACAATACCGCAATAATTTGTGCAAGAAAACGACTTTTCGCTGATAACTCTCGAAAATCATCTAACATACCCACAAAAACTAATAAAGCCGATCCCGCAATAAAACTACGATAATTTTGCAGGGAAATGGGCAACGTTAACAAGCCGACTAAAAAACCCATCAGCATTGCTAAACCACCAATCAAAGGAATATTTCCTTGATGTTGTTTTCGAATATCCGGTGTATCAATTAAATTTAATCGCAAAGCGAGTGGACACAATAAAACAACACAAAAAATAGTAACAAAAAAAGTTATTATTACAGAAAAAAAAATCATCATATAATTGCCTACCTATTATAGGACTAGATCTCATTATATTTTAAAAATTAGTTGGGGATTATGGTGGATTTATATATCACAGAGTTATTTTTCCATAGGTAGCTAAATAGAATTTAGAAAAATTTTATGGTAATAATTTCTAATCCATTTTTTAAACTTATTAATCTCTAAACTGCATACTATAAAGTTTGGCGTAATAACCATTTTTTGCGAGTAATTCTTGGTGTGTTCCTCTTTCTACGATACGACCCGCATCTAAAACTAAAATCTGCTTTGCTCTTTCTACCGTTGAAAGTCGATGGGCAATAACCAACGTAGTGCGATTATGCATAAGTTCTTCTAATGCCGCTTGAATGTGGCGCTCAGCTTCGGTATCTAATGCAGAGGTTGCTTCATCTAAAATTAAAAAGGGAGAATTTTTAAGTAAAGCGCGTGCAATTGCAATCCTTTGTCGTTGACCGCCGGATAGTAACACACCATTTTCACCAATTAAAGTATTAAGGCCTTGAGGTAATTGTTCGATAAACTCCATGGCATGGGCTGCCCTAGCTGCACGTACTATCATTGACTCACTCACATCACTTAATTGTCCATAAGCAATATTATGTGCAATGGTGTCATTAAATAATGTAACGTGCTGGGATACTAAAGCAAATTGACTACGTAAATCTTTAAGTTTTAGTTCACGGATATCAACCCCGTCGATTAAAATTTTTCCTAAATAATTATCATAGAAACGTGGCAATAAATTCACCAACGTAGATTTTCCACTCCCTGAACGCCCAACCAAGGCAATCGTTTCGCCGGGATTTATTTTAAAACTGATATCCTCTAAAATAGGTTGTTGAGATAAATAGGCAAAACTTACCTTTCGATATTCTAAACAACCTTTAAGTACGTTAAGTGTGTGTGTGCCTGCATCTAATTCATTTTTTTCATCTAATAAATTAAAAATGCTGCCCGCTGCAGCAATCCCACGCTGTATGATGCTATTCACCGCCGCTAAATTACGCATGGGTTTTAGTAATAATAACATGGCCCCTACCATGGAAGTAAATCCACCCGCAGTAATATGTGTTAAATGTGAAATGGCTAAGTAAATAGTCACTACGGCAATGGCACCGGCAATAAGTTGCACACCGGAACTAGCAAGAGAATTCGTCACAACCACCTTTAATTCACGAAAACGATTCCTAGCTAATAAATTTTTAAATTTTTTAATTTCATATTCTTCGCCACCAAACGTTCTTATCACTTTATAACCATCGATAACCTCTTCTGCCACTTGCGTCATTTCACTCATTGATTCCTGAACGGCACTATTTAAGCTACGCATACGTCGACTAGAATAGCGCGCTATCCAAATCATGGTTGGAACCGTAATAAAAAACAATAGGCTCAACTGCCAACTCGCCATTAACATGACAACAATTAATCCCAGCACAAAAAAACTTTCTTGTACTAATGTAATTAACGCATCGGTACTCGCATTGGCCACTTGATCCACATTATAAATAATGGTAGAAAGTAATTGGCCCGATGTTGTATTGTCGTAAAATTTAGCGGGTAAACGTAATAATTTAACCAATATGTCTTGTCGTATATTCATCACGACACTTCTTGCAACCCGTGCTAAGCAATAACTAGATGAAAAATTCGCTAAGCCGCGAATTAAAAAAGCAAAAATTAAAATAAAAGGAAGATAATGTATAAAATGTTCATCTTTATCGACAAAACCTTTATTCAGCAAGGGTTTTAAAAACCAAATAAGCCCGGCATCCGTGCTGGCTAATAAAATAGTCCCAATGATACCTAATAAAAACCAACTCCAATAATGGCGAAGGTAATACAATAAACGTCGATAACTATAAAAACCCGTATGATATTGCGATGTCTGTTGTTCTGTCATATCTTTTCTTAATTAAATGGCAGTACCACCCACGGTTAACGCATCAATTTTTAATGTAGGTTGTCCGACACCGACAGGAACGCTCTGACCTTCTTTACCGCAACTGCCAATGCCATTATCTAATTTAAGA is part of the Candidatus Rickettsiella isopodorum genome and encodes:
- a CDS encoding MraY family glycosyltransferase, whose product is MMIFFSVIITFFVTIFCVVLLCPLALRLNLIDTPDIRKQHQGNIPLIGGLAMLMGFLVGLLTLPISLQNYRSFIAGSALLVFVGMLDDFRELSAKSRFLAQIIAVLLMIFWGNVYITYLGNLFFLKAIYLGHYTSLIVTLIAGLGIINTINMIDGVDGLAGTLVLVELILLIYCAMTTQHFPVATLLLLLAASVLGFLCFNFPFPGRAYAQLFMGDAGSMLLGFSLVWFLIELSQSNFRPITPVTMLWIMSVPLFDATAVMLYRLIKGQSVIFSDRQHGHHLLLALNFSPLQINILFGSANFVLGLVGLCAFYYRFNESVMFMSFLLFFIFYFFVVNYCRNLLVKNSK
- the msbA gene encoding lipid A export permease/ATP-binding protein MsbA is translated as MTEQQTSQYHTGFYSYRRLLYYLRHYWSWFLLGIIGTILLASTDAGLIWFLKPLLNKGFVDKDEHFIHYLPFILIFAFLIRGLANFSSSYCLARVARSVVMNIRQDILVKLLRLPAKFYDNTTSGQLLSTIIYNVDQVANASTDALITLVQESFFVLGLIVVMLMASWQLSLLFFITVPTMIWIARYSSRRMRSLNSAVQESMSEMTQVAEEVIDGYKVIRTFGGEEYEIKKFKNLLARNRFRELKVVVTNSLASSGVQLIAGAIAVVTIYLAISHLTHITAGGFTSMVGAMLLLLKPMRNLAAVNSIIQRGIAAAGSIFNLLDEKNELDAGTHTLNVLKGCLEYRKVSFAYLSQQPILEDISFKINPGETIALVGRSGSGKSTLVNLLPRFYDNYLGKILIDGVDIRELKLKDLRSQFALVSQHVTLFNDTIAHNIAYGQLSDVSESMIVRAARAAHAMEFIEQLPQGLNTLIGENGVLLSGGQRQRIAIARALLKNSPFLILDEATSALDTEAERHIQAALEELMHNRTTLVIAHRLSTVERAKQILVLDAGRIVERGTHQELLAKNGYYAKLYSMQFRD